A portion of the Vanessa atalanta chromosome 14, ilVanAtal1.2, whole genome shotgun sequence genome contains these proteins:
- the LOC125068820 gene encoding connectin-like, with protein METVIQYLLLALALTSVQISFTESRLNEKRRDKTERRYHAVQAKDNMCEITNRESKVHCYCENTAIKTATRADCWVFNGGIDETDPIWTSFSSQPYLERLTFNVRSDGALKFIPLQVIHRLKKLQKLFIHYATLNKIEKKTFTNISTVREITLMNDKIMELDFSSFSNLPALVNLTIKGNKVTEIQRDVFVDLPNLRYLDLSSNAISLTHDGCFEHLNVLNDLVLEANLISVLTRDTFKGLGNLTRLDLRSNKLSMIGDLTFSELWNLNELLLDNNELKYLSERAFDGLALLQKLSMTGNQLQSINEGLLEGVRGLELLDLRNNEIELLTYETVKPILENLKMKTSVLYLSGNQLNCDCRLSWIQLLRNETKSEPLRIALDDVTCVPNTAKSVGASNDLNGDIVQDEKSLKTENLFELESSSDVFQQDGNDEELFGESNPSYKFEATLKPIPNQIALVDIPTESLPCPGELIQNGEDSLMLSSKDESYWQPNSSLKILSSLSLVLTLVIISFVH; from the exons ATGGAGACCGTCATTCAATATTTACTTCTGGCTCTTGCGCTGACCTCAGTGCAAATATCCTTTACTGAAAGCCGTCTAAATGAAAAACGTAGAGATAAAACTGAGAGGAGATATCATGCTGTACAAGCTAAGGATAATATGTGCGAAATAACAAATAGAGAATCAAAAGTACACTGCTATTGTGAAAACACGGCCATAAAAACCGCTACACGAGCGGACTGCTGGGTTTTTAATGGAGGTATAGACGAAACCGATCCAATTTGGACGAGTTTTAGTTCGCAACCGTATCTTGAAAGATTAACATTCAACGTAAGGTCAGACGGTGCactcaaattcattcctttacaAGTAATCCATCGTTTAAAGAAATTGCAGAAGCTATTCATTCATTACgcgacattaaataaaatcgagaagaaGACCTTTACAAACATATCCACAGTGAGAGAAATAACATTaatgaatgataaaataatgGAATTAGATTTTTCCTCATTCTCAAATCTACCGGCACTTGTTAATTTAACGATAAAAGGAAACAAAGTTACTGAAATACAACGGGACGTTTTTGTGGATTTGCCAAATCTCAGATACCTAGATTTGTCATCTAACGCTATCAGTCTTACTCATGATGGATGTTTCGAACATTTGAACGTTCTTAACGATTTAGTCCTTGAAGcaaatttaatatctgtattaaCTAGAGATACTTTTAAAGGTCTAGGTAATTTAACAAGATTAGATTTGAGATCGAATAAATTGTCAATGATTGGTGATTTGACATTTTCAGAACTGTGGAATTTAAACGAACTCCTTTTAGACAATAacgaattgaaatatttatctgaAAGGGCCTTTGATGGACTGGCTTTACTTCAGAAATTATCTATGACTGGAAATCAATTGCAATCCATTAACGAGGGCCTATTGGAAGGCGTAAGAGGACTGGAGTTATTAGATTTgagaaataatgaaattgaattattaacttACGAAACTGTTAAACCAATTCTTGAGAATTTGAAGATGAAAACGTCTGTCTTATATTTAAGCG gtaATCAATTAAACTGTGATTGTCGTTTATCGTGGATTCAACTATTGCGTAATGAAACTAAAAGTGAACCTCTCCGAATAGCACTTGACGATGTAACATGTGTTCCTAATACTGCTAAAAGTGTGGGTGCTTCTAACGATTTGAATGGAGACATAGTACAGGACGAAAAATCTCTTAAAACCGAAAACCTATTCGAATTGGAATCTAGCAGTGACGTCTTCCAACAGGACGGCAATGATGAAGAACTGTTTGGAGAGAGTAATCCATCTTATAAGTTTGAAGCAACTTTAAAACCCATCCCTAATCAAATTGCATTAGTTGATATACCGACGGAATCTTTGCCGTGTCCGGGAGAGCTAATACAGAACGGGGAAGATTCTTTAATGCTTTCATCGAAAGATGAAAGTTATTGGCAACCTAATTCCAGTTTGAAGATATTATCAAGTTTGTCGTTAGTGCTTACGTTAgtaataataagttttgttcattaa